The genomic stretch GCGCTGCAACAGACAACAACTTTAACCCCAGTTCCACACAGGCTCCCACCAGAGccacagggagctctgcagagacCCTCAGGCCCAGTTTAAAGAGCTGGCAGAGAAAGGGGACAGTTCATTGGGGCGACAGGGAAGCCATCCCAAGCTGCATGCACGGAGGAGCTGCCCCAAAGCCATTCTGAGGGCAGAGGAGAAGCAGTGCCCGTGGCACACGTGTTATCCAAGGAAGAGTCACAACAGGCCATTGTTGTCCTGGGTACTCATCCAAAGTCAACAGCTGAGGTGAATACAAAAACACCTCATCTCCACTGGGCTCTAGATAACACAGTAGATTCTCATAGACACAGCAACTCAAAGAAATATTGTCatgagaagagaaaatgcatttttttgccAGCAGACAAAACTGTAGAGTAGCAATAATGAACTTCTTTCAGGTGGTTGCCTGTCTACAACTAAAAACCACATCAAAAAGATCAAATTGTCTTTAATCTGTAAGAAAAATTGAGTTTCATTTGTCAAAGTAGGAGATCTCACTGGTGCCAGtttagaagcagaaagaaaatccagaatACCAGTGTCTCTCTTACCTTcaaacaaatgaaatgaaaagtttATTTACATTGCTAATAGTCAGGAAGTCATTTCAGTCAGGAGATCTTCAAGTGCATTCTTACAcacaaaatcaatatttaacatttaaagaataaatcagtatttaaaaagacaaacagtAAGGAAAACCACAGTCACTGTCTGTAAGGTGTTATAGTTCAATCtacttgaaatatattttaagaaataagagGCCTTTCCTGAAATGGGTTCACAAAATCCCCAAGACTGCATGTGCAAATTCAACCCAGAAGAGCCAGCACTGGAGCACTGAGATAGAGGGGATTCCCTGGTTACTGCCACTGATGTGAAACCCATGAATTTCTGAACttcaagagcaaaaaaaaaaaaaaaacaaaacaactctaACTTGAACAATTAATAAAATCTCCAAGTTGCAATATGCAACTATCAAAGTGCCCCTATTTGAGACCTGAGAGGGAACAAAAAGCTGCAAGGCTGATCAGGAGCTGGGGAGACAcctccactgcagcacagcaaatcTGTGATGCACAGAGAGCCTGCAGGACCAGTCCAGAACTGCGGCAACCTCTGTGACTGCCCGGCCCTGGCTGACCCTGCAGCCAAGGGCATGCTCCAAGTggagctctgccccagctgcctCTTCCAACAGCAAAGCCCACACTGGCCAATTTGATGCCTGAGGTCCCTTGAGTTCAAAGGCTTTGAAGAGAATTTGAGAGCATTTGCTCAACTCAGGAAACGAAGCAGTCAAAGCTAACAGGAAAATTGCCTCAGCGGGCCAAAGCTAACAAGTATGAGCTTCCATGGTGTTGAAactcaggatttttttattttattttttaaacagtgctAAGTTGGGTGGCTTCAATTCTGCACTCAGCTGTTGGGTTGcgtgctctggctgcagcaatCCCTTCTACCAGGTAAAACCACCCAGACAGTCTGAATTAAGCCAGATTCCACTGAAGTACCACAGAAAGCAAGACATCAGATGGGTTTTATATTTGAAACTACCAGTCACTACAGCTCTTCAGTGTGATTAGCAGGTTCATGAAGTGGCTCAGGATAATTAAGAATCTGCTCTTCTTTTCTGCCAGCCTGGAGCAAACCAGAGCTGTTCTCTGCCAGGCAGAGCCCTCTAGTGCCTGGTGTGGATCCAGCACCCACCACTGGCACGttcccctgctccctggagCACTGTCCTCCTCAACACCGACCCAGGAAACCCCACATcagtgaggctggaaaagacctcccagatCTTCGAGTCCCACCTGTGACCAAATAgcaccttgtcaaccagaccaggGCACTCAGTGCCAGTCCagcctttccttaaacacctccagggacagtgaccccaccacctccctggcagcccattccagtgttaATCACCCTtgctgaagaaattcttcttggTGTCCAGTCTGAACAGGACACTGTCCAAATGCTAAAAACTGGCATCATAATACCCTCTTGAGaggccagagctgcagccacaaTAAGGCTTTTGCCAGAAAGGCTGTACGACCCATGAATTTTTCCATAATGGCTTTTTTGGAGAGAAGGTGGAAGATCTCTCCTCCTTGGCCACCTCctgcaaaatgctttaaaacaccCAGCAAAACAGGATTTGGACAACCTTGTTGAACTCAAAAGCCTAATGGAACAAGGCAAACTCACAACTCAGGGCTTGCAGAGCCCAGTTTACAAATGAAGCAATGGAAAGAGCACATTCGAGTGCTACGTGACTCTTTTACTGTCTATACTGTGTAAGGAATCAAGGTCACAGAGATATGCAGGAAGATCTGTTCATTATTCTCTTGAACTGTCAGCATCAGAGAAGGCAGTGCAAAGGCTTTCCAAAAGTCACAGTCCATCCATGCAACAGGCCTGCACAATAACTGCTATAACAAAAAACAGTTTCACAGTGTTCTCTCAAACCAAACCGCTccccccttcccatccctccaaaaaaataattgcaagtGTGATCTTACCCTAGAAAAGTCAAAGTGTGGCTCATACTGCCCTCCCATTCCGTAGTTGGCAACCTACAGCATGGAAGGAAGCACAAACATCCACTGAACTGcaagtggctgctgctgctgaacagcaTTTGCTCTCAGAAACCCAAAACATGCTCTGAGAAACAGCACTCTGTGGCAAGATTGTTATCTATAGCacacttcatttctttttagaTTGCCAGGAGGGAGGTACACAGATGAGAAACGACTTAAGTGCTTTTTCCTTTCGTAGTTCAAGGGTTTCTACTTATCACTAAAACAGCCTGTTTCATGTGAATTAGCAGCAATAACTTTACCACACTCTTGCCTCTCTCCTCTGAAGAGAAGGCAGCTGAGTGTGATCAATTCTCTGTGTCCAGCTTAGGAGACAGAATTAGATTTATTGTGTGATTTGTTACATCCACATGCCCCTCCAGGACCACAGAAGGCTCTAAGTAGCTTAAAAGCATCCCTTTGCTTACTTTACCTGACCACCACATAACATGTGATTTAGCTACTCTGAGGCTGCATTTAACATGTCTCCCAGGTCCTTACACAATTACTTGGTTTCTGTGGATATTCTGTAATAAAGTACTTTAATCAGGAACTCAAGGAGTATGGAGGAAGAGAAGCAAACAGGGCAGGTACAGCTATTCTGACAGTGCTGTACCACTGCTACTCTCCTTCTCCCCAACAGCCAGTGGTCAGAATTCATGAGACTACAGCAGGACTATGAAAAGTATTTGGGTCTTTGAAAGGTTCAAATAGGAAGGAGGTTCAGCTTTTGCAGACTTGAAAATAAGCAGCAGGCATTTTTCTCAAAACAAACTGGTAAATCACAGATTCCTGTACAAAGTCATCTTCCATTTCTTTGATATCTCCACCCTTCTCTGCCAAGCACACTCAGGGCAAACATCCACCTGCACCAGACCACCAGCTAATTCCACCAGGATGAAGCCAGTGCACTGACCTGCAAGAGCTCAGCTGTTTTCACTGTCAGCCCTGTGATCTGCTGCATTCGTTGGTTCACCTTGGCCACAACAGGATCATCATCCTCCTCCAACCACGAGCTGGCACAAGGGAAGGACAGAAACACGTTATTTTGGAATACCAACCACAAGAAGACGCTTCCTAAGGCAGAAGGATTCTTCTGCCCTCGGTTAGATGGCTGAAAGAGCCATTTTCCATGCATTTGTTGGGGAAGCTTTGGTTACATGCAAAGCAGTTCAAGTTTTCAGCTGTAGGTAGGAAGCAGACAGCAGCTGTTAAGCACAAAAACCTTAAAGCTCAACTCTTCTCTCTTACCTCTTTGACACCCTGTAGCTAGCCACTGTAAGGACACCGGTTTTGGGATCACGGACTGTGGCTCGTGCCAGCTGtgtcaaaaaaaatcccaagggGGAAGAAACACATCAACTAAAggataaaaattttttttaaatctcatctTAACCAAAATCACAGTCTGATTTGTCCAACTTCAATACATATCACTGGATGAAAGTTAGAGCTCCAACCTGGAGTTTGTTCTGATTTCATGCTCAAACAGTACATGCAGAAACACAAATACAATCCAGCACCTGCATTTGATCCTGAGAAAATAGTCTGACTTGAGTGCACAAGCCATGATATTCATTGAATCCATGAGTTCCTTGCTGAACACGTTTTGAAGGCGCTTTTTTAGACAGCTGGAGTCAATATTAGCAAGAGGGAACAACAACGAAAGCTAAGAACATATGAAGCCCAAGCTCCTGGCATAGAGAAAAATCATTGGATACTCCAGAAATTTAATCAGCCTGCTCCTGATGTGGACTAAAATAACCCTATCTCattctcaaatgaaaaataacaagtgAAAACTTTCACAGAATGAGTTACAAATTATGGGGTAGGCAAATCCACAGTGGCAGAAAACTCCTGAGGGCAACTCCCAACATTCCCATGCTCAGATTTTCCAGCTGGAAGATACCTGGAACATCTAGTTCAGAGACAGTTTGAGATGCATATTACATGATGAAGATAACTCTGCAAAAAGCACAGCTCACCTATACATTTTAAGCAGTGAGTTTATCACCATGTTTAGGCCATATCACCAGATTTGTAGGAGAAATTTGGAACTTGGCAAAACTGATGAGGTTTGCTGTGGTGTCAGTGACAGATGACTGCTAACAACACACCAGGTCCCTTTGGTTTCATACTTGCAGCTGAGAACAAGAACTGGGACACTCCTTTCTTTGACTGTAAGCTCAGAccacatttaaatttaaactcCTGCAAACCACAAACACTCTAAATCATGCCTCCTTCCTTCCACTTAATTACAGGTCATAGAAAGCCTTCTTATTTGAAAAGCCATCTTCTCTGGAGCATGCAGTCATTATTTCCCTCATTTTTCCCTCCAATAAGTCTCCAGGCAGCTTTACAATCCATGTCAGCTGTCTTGTCCCTATACAAGAGTTCTTGGCACAGCTGTTGCTGTAATTCTGACTCACTGCTATTTTGTTCCAGATTTCTCCTGCATAAATCATAACAGACGAGCCAGGCTGACTGAGTGCTGTTCTTCACTTGTACACTGAAGCACAGCTTTGGGGATATAATTTTTGCCTCCCAACCTTTTCATTCTACTGCCATTTTCAAGCTTGTATATGCTTGCTTGATTTCTGCACCTAGCATTTGGTGATGTTAGCAGAACTAACACTGATATTATTCCCTATCTGCTCTGATAGACAGGCTTCCTCACTTAAGACGTACAATCTACATCTTGGTGTAATTAGCTGATAAATGTGAGGCTTCCTCTCTCAGGGTGGAGAAATCAGCCTTATACCAGGCATTTGCTGGGCTTTGAAGAATCATCATTTTTCAAAGAACACACGACATTGGCCAGAAGCCTCATCTAGTTTTCCTCTGGAGTCTGTGTTTAGTTTAGCAGGCACTCCCTtggcttttccttctgaaattgTGCACTGCTGGAACCCTGAGGCACCAAGTTCAGAGACATTCACActcccccagctccaggccATGGTTTTGCCTGTTCAGACATGCCTGGGTTGCAGGTACATTCCAAATTTTAGGAATAAGGTTCTCATATTTTGATGGCAGACCTGTCCCAATGCTATCTGCATCAACAGAGTTAAGAACTCCCTTGACCCTCCCCAGCCAGCTCTGATGGATTGCCTGAAAAGCTGGAACTATTCTTTGGAAGAGGAGTAAGAGTGATTGCATTTTGCAAGGCAAGCATGCAAACCCACTTGACTACAGCTACTCCCAATCACATACAGATGTTGTTTCTCTACAAAAAATATTGGCAAGTGTAAACTGCAGATAATGTTGAAGTGCTTGGACTCAAAAGTAGAAATTTCttacaaatgtattttagaataaagaaaaagtgcTCATCTTTCTAAGCCTAAAACTAAAATACCACTTCAGACTTGTGTCTGAAAGTATCCATAATTACTAACTAAAATCTCCTGGCTAAAATTAAGCTGTATTTATTAAGGACCTGCATCACAGGAGttgcattttcccttctttcagtAGTACTACAGAATTTAAAGCTATTCCTGCAGCTGAGATAtagacagataaaaaaaaaacccccaccctcAAAATTAAACAGTTCATCTGAATCTTAAGACCACAATATTTACCTACTCTTATAGGGACTGATCCCAGTCCTACACTACAtagattaaatgaaaaattcctcTGACATTAGTAGTATAAGCAGAACTCTGTGAGCAAGACTTAAGACTTTCCATAAAACTttgaataaaaagggaaaacaaaaaaaaaaagctgcctttAAAAGCTCTTTATTTGATAAAATAGATTAAGTGACGTGCTCTATGTGAATGCTTCCATTTTATCTGAAGCTCTTGAAGTTTTATACTATGATGTAATAGGAAAAAGTCTCCATTTATGGAGGTGAGAGTCCTCCCTGGGACAGGAGTGTTCTGCCAACACTCCCATAGCTGGCTGGTAGTCATACAAGTCCAGCTTCACAAACATCCCAAATTATTCATGTTCTTGGGAAGCCTCAGTTTCTCAATCTGTTTCTAACTATTTATGCTTGCATCTGGAAATACATACAGAAGGGTAATTCTCCACGGGAATTTTAGTGCCATATTTCAGAGCAGTAGCCAAAGAGGGCTAAAATGAACCCCTCATCTATAAGCCCCGAGGTGTTCGGTTTTACTGCTTCTGAGACCTGACAGAAAAGCTCAGGTGTAGCATCTATTACTACTGTCACACTGCCAAACTCCTCTTGCCAGACAGGTGACAGGGAGGAAATTCCACCTCCAGAAAAATCAGTGAGATAATCACTACCTTTGCACTAGGTAGCTGCTTTTTTACTGTGTGCAGGGTCACCAAAATTCACTCCATGCCTAACAGGTAACACCTATGGcttaaaacagaagcagaggatTCCAGGACCCccctaagcaaaaaaaaaaaaaaccaaaccaaaacaacaacaacaaaaccaaaaacaaaaaaaacaaacaaaaaatcacaaacaaaaaacaaaacaaacaaaaaacccccacaaaaacaaaaaacacaagcCTCTAGATATTTTCCTagcacaatttaaaaaaaaaaaaaatccctatttttccttcctacttCTGTTGAGATTTGGGCTTTTAAGATGTCATTTAAGTCTGGCTCCATTTCAAAAGGCAGACTTCAGGCACACTGCACACTGACTGCTATCGCTGGAAGTCACTCATCATCTCCCTTTTCAGGTCTTTTCAGGTTAATTGCTTAAAAGCTTTCTAAGCCATTTACTGAGAGCTTTGCATAATTAAGTGCAACAATGCATAAATACCTTCGGGAGCCTGGGCTTTATGGTCCTACATCACCAGGCAGTTTCCAAATGGTTCCCCTTAGGCTCACAGCTGCAGTGTATCATCTGTGGTATGAAACCAGATCTTTCAAATCCTTTGCCTAGTCCTTGCTAACGGAGATTAAAGCATGGAATTAGCAGTCATtagtgaaatggaaaaagggaaacttACCCTTGGCTTAGCTAGTTGTTTAATTTTCTCGATTTCTTCATCAGACATGACATCATAGTATCGTACAATATGAGGGCTGTCCCATTCATCCTCCTCCTTAAAGGGAGCTATGAGCAGGTGGGGGTTTCTGTTTCCATCGTGGTACCTACAAAACAGCCTTTTTTGTCTTCGAGGTGTCTGAAACAAAATGCCAAACAAAGCATTGTTTGCTCAAACACTTCATAACTGAAAACAAGtagacaagaaaagaaaatgaagcttcATTCCACAACACTGTAAAAGCCATCAGCTGGCCAGCAGATAGAGGGGTAAGCAGAAGTGATTCTGCAATTTACTGCTAATGAAAAACAAGGTATTCCACTCAAGGTGCCACTGAGCAACATCTGAAACACTGACCTTTAGGGGAATTAAATCATAACAGGTTACAGATTAAGCAAAGAACTACACAAGCAACCAGCTGTAAAAAAAGCCTGGTTTTATAATTAAGATTGTACAGATGGAATAAATTGATTCTTTCCCTGCACTAAGAATTGAAGCCATGTTTGTTGAGAGGTATTGAAGACTCGTTGGTCAATATAGTCACCACAGGACATGTCTTTAAGATGCAAAAGGGAAGGAATAATGTGATTCTATAAGCAAACTATAAGCAGCTCTCAGGGGAAAAAGCCTCCTTGGATATCTGTACAGCTGGCTTTAAAAGGGCTGAGTAGACAGACTGAAGAGAATCAATTTTCAACAACCTCTAAGAGGTACAGCTGAGAGCTGTTTGTGTGTCTAGGATTAAGAGCTAAAGGTGGAGAAGCCAAGACATAAGGTGGCAAACCTCAGCTTGGGCAGAACTACATTTAACTTCTTCTAAAAACAgctttacagaaggaaaaacttaACATGTCCTACATCAAGCTTGATCACCCTTATGCCAAGGCAGCACAGTCAGGAAATTCTTGTCTTTCTCTTACCATTTTCACCCCTTCCCCTCTGCAAAGGGCCTCGTAGATGTCCCGCTCTGGCAGGTAGTCAAGAGGCCTCTCATAGGCTCCACTCTGCACCACAGCTTCTGTCGTTGTCCTGGTCTTGTTTACtggcttttctctctccttctcctctctttccttctccagcagcttctcaaaGTACCTCAGGTTGCTGCCTGCTCTCTCGTGAGTGCTGTCTTCATGGGGACAAAAGCACACACAGCCAGTGACTTTGGCAATCTCAGCAGCTGTTAGTACATACAAGCCTTTGAATCAAGACAGCAACAGTTCTTCCCTCCCTAAACCAATCAACAGGCTCCAGTCTGCACTGAAAACCAGCACTGGGAAGTTTCTGTCTTTACAGAGCAAAGATAGGCACAGTATGCAAAAGAATCTTTTCTGGGAAAAGCCATCACAAAACTTgtattccaagaaaaaaaaaatagtagaagTTTCTGGTCTTCACATTCCTCATTTTCTCTCAACTTTTCTGCCCAGTTCTACCCAAGATAAGCAGATCACAGAACTCATTAGGCACGATCAGGCCAGCACTCTTGCTGCACCCCTCCTCTCCACCATGCTGCTCACCCACACTGTACAAGCACCCTTTAACCAGGGACTGTGGTGGAATCCAGCCAGTCTCCAGTTCCAAAGACTTTCCCCACGTTAGGAAGCTCCAAGGTGTGTGTTACCACCTTACAGCCCACCTACAGCATCCATCCCCAGTTGTCCCAGGTTTATAGGGCAGGTATCCTGGATCACAGCACCTTTGACAGATCATCAGTGATTCATTAGTGATGTTGGTATGAATTAAACATCAACAGATCTTTACCCTGCACAACTAAGAAGGAACCTGTTCACCAGTGTTTCTGGACATTGGCACCTAGAACAGGTTCTTTCCCTTCTGGTCCTGCCAAGCTTATTGTGTTTATCTCATGGAACCAACCCCAAAGGTCACTGCAGTCACCACTCAGGAGAGCACAGATAGGAAGCTGagcccagagcagaggaagctgctgctcccagggggaAAATGCCAAGTCTGCTTCACTGTTTGCTGCTGATAAGGATTTGCATTTATCAGTGCTAAACCCCATTGCAGAGGGAGCTAGATTCAATATATATTCACAATCTTATAAATTTTAATCTAAGAATCCTAATGTCTGCAGAAATTAGACCAATACATGTTTTTCAATAGGAAGGTTTCACCCACACTCAGGATGCTGCTAACATCTAAACTAAGAACCACAGCTCattaaaaacccaacaaatacATAACACAGTAAATGCTAACTCTAATTGAGGAGGACAGACCTTTCCAATGCAGGAAGCAGGCAAAACTGGAGAGGAAGCAATGATTATTTGCTTACTCGAGAGAAAGTTAGAAACAGtccagaaataaaagcaggttTTAAGAAACTCAATCTGTCtgaatattcagaaataaatactttaacATCTCAGGCAAAGTATTCTTCCGGCATCGAAGAGTACctgcactgaggaaaaaaaaggagcatcTAAAGTCAGTGGGACTTGACAGAAGGTGCAGCACTCTGCCCAGTCTGTGGCAGCCTCAATCTCCATTTGAGACAAGCAAGGCTTGAACCATTGCCCAGCACAGTGTCTCAGCACAGtgcagcagagcacacaggTCCTGCAGCCAGACACTGGGGCTCTGGGTAACAACAGCAGGGACCATCAGACAGTTTGTTAAAGATATTCATGTATAAAtaactgggttttttccaggaCCCACACTTATTCTAAGTCCTCTGTCAGGATCTCCTCCCAGCCAGCTCACAGTGTGCTGGGGCCACGActgccctcagctctgctggcagagctgcccagacAGACAGATGTGCCTTTTGTCCTTACCCAGGGATATCAGGCGCCTGGTGAGCTCCATGGCCCTGTGCAGGTCCCCAAACTGGAACACAGCATAGCTGAGATAATCCAGGATCTCCACTTTGCTGACTGCAGTTTCCTCCCCCTCGTCGTGCTGCTTCAGCGCCTGCTCCATCCAGAGCACGGTGTGATAATAGTCCCCGTCGTTGTAGGCCGTCTTCCCCATGCCAAAGCAGTCACCTACTGTCAAGGTGGATCTGTATTTTGCTCCTAAAAGCAAAAAGACAGCTTGGAGCAATCCACAGAGAAGCACCTTTGCCTTCAAATACACTGAGGAATATCTGTAGTACATATTTTTGTCATCCAAAAATGCTTCTAAAAGGCAATTCTTGACAGTATTGTAGGTTCAGTATTAAAATGGTCACCTTcagaattaaagagaaaattctaTCCtaattctattttaattaattcctttgGGAAACCAAGAGAAGTTTAGCAGAAATTACAGTGTTCAGCTATTGTGTTTTCTATTGTAGACAAAGGCAGAGCAGCCTAACATCTGACCAGACTTCACCAAATCTCCAGATTAACACTGTCAGGTGATCAGAGAAGCCTGACTACAGGCAGAACCAGCTTGTTTCTCCTTACTGGAGATCTATATTTGTGCATAAGCAAGCTGATGGTTATTTAGGCAAACTGGGTACCCATCTGACTGTAACTGCAGGCTCTCCAGTTGCTCCAGCTCAGCAGATGCACAGATAAGACTTAAAACTAAGTTCATCATTAAGCCCCCACATATAATAACTAAAACCACTGAGTCAGCTCATCTACCTGCACTCTGCCAATGCCTGTTCAGCTTGTAACCAGCATGTTGGCAGTAACCATAACCTGTTACAGTAAGTCTCTCataagcagcagcaacaaacaCTTATCAGGTCTCAGC from Chiroxiphia lanceolata isolate bChiLan1 chromosome 15, bChiLan1.pri, whole genome shotgun sequence encodes the following:
- the P4HA2 gene encoding LOW QUALITY PROTEIN: prolyl 4-hydroxylase subunit alpha-2 (The sequence of the model RefSeq protein was modified relative to this genomic sequence to represent the inferred CDS: inserted 3 bases in 2 codons; substituted 1 base at 1 genomic stop codon), giving the protein MKPWLQLVFLTCVLFWLTEAEFFTSIGQMTDLIYAEKDLVQSLKEYIRAEGTSSLRLKGAHFSFQLGXKMDALTSKSTSDPEGYXGNPVNAYKLVKRLNTDWLEFENCNVFPFYCKGFIANLTIQRQFFXTEEDETGAAKALMRLQDTYKLDPETLSRGNLPGAKYRSTLTVGDCFGMGKTAYNDGDYYHTVLWMEQALKQHDEGEETAVSKVEILDYLSYAVFQFGDLHRAMELTRRLISLDSTHERAGSNLRYFEKLLEKEREEKEREKPVNKTRTTTEAVVQSGAYERPLDYLPERDIYEALCRGEGVKMTPRRQKRLFCRYHDGNRNPHLLIAPFKEEDEWDSPHIVRYYDVMSDEEIEKIKQLAKPRLARATVRDPKTGVLTVASYRVSKSSWLEEDDDPVVAKVNQRMQQITGLTVKTAELLQVANYGMGGQYEPHFDFSRRPFDSTLKSEGNRLATFLNYMSDVEAGGATVFPDFGAAIWPKKGTAVFWYNLFRSGEGDYRTRHAACPVLVGCKWVSNKWFHERGNEFLRPCGRTEVD